CCGGCGTAGGCGATCCAGGTGATGAAGGACCAGGTTTCCTTGGGGTCCCAGTTCCAGTAGCGCCCCCAGGCTTTTTCGGCCCAGATGGAGCCCGCGATGACGGCGAACGTCCACAGGGGGAAGACCAGGGCGTTGAGGCGGTAGGAGAGCCTGTCGAGGCTGGCGGCGGCGGGGAGCCGTTCCAGGATGCCGTCGAGGCGGCTTCCCTGCCCCTCTCCTGCGGCAACACGGCGTTCTCGGGCCTCCTGTGCCAGGTAGGAGACGGTGACCGCGAAGCCGGCGCAGAAGACACCCGCGCAGATGATCATGGCGGAGACGTGGATGCCCAGCCAGTACGAGTGAAGAGCCGGAACGAGCTGCTCGGAGGCGGTGTACAGCACCGTGACGGCCAAGCCGAGGATCAGCAGCGCCGCGATGAGGATCGGCAGTCCGAGCCAGCGCACGTTCTTCCCGGCAGCCAGCAGGACGAGGTGGGCCCCCACCACGGTCAGCGCGAAGACACAGGAGAACTCGTACATGTTTCCCCAGGGCAACCGCATCACCGACAGCCCGCGCGTGAGCACACCCCCGGCGTGCAGGAGGAAACCCAGGGCGGTCAGCGAGACGGCGATCCTCCCCAGCAGGTCGGCCTG
Above is a genomic segment from Streptomyces fodineus containing:
- the ccsB gene encoding c-type cytochrome biogenesis protein CcsB, encoding MVLATAAVNINLANISNYLIYSAIAVYLLAMFAYCAEWAFGSRGTVARLSAAHAAPAGAEPNTAAPQEQHGEGTDGAVSTLVRTAPVIVTSGGRDGHGRTPADGPGAAGTDKQADLLGRIAVSLTALGFLLHAGGVLTRGLSVMRLPWGNMYEFSCVFALTVVGAHLVLLAAGKNVRWLGLPILIAALLILGLAVTVLYTASEQLVPALHSYWLGIHVSAMIICAGVFCAGFAVTVSYLAQEARERRVAAGEGQGSRLDGILERLPAAASLDRLSYRLNALVFPLWTFAVIAGSIWAEKAWGRYWNWDPKETWSFITWIAYAGYLHARSTAGWKGRKAAYLALVGFACVLFNFYGVNIFVTGKHSYAGV